Proteins from a genomic interval of Colletes latitarsis isolate SP2378_abdomen chromosome 3, iyColLati1, whole genome shotgun sequence:
- the LOC143340245 gene encoding RYamide receptor, with the protein METTTMNISDYEEDYEDYEEEPNNDFKVTSLNLAIFIILYGSISILAIMGNFLIMWIIATTRHMQSVTNIFIGNLALADVVIALFVIPFQFQAALLQRWNLPYFMCPFCTFVQTLSVNVSIFTLTAIAIDRHRAILKPLRAKPSKLTAKKIIVGIWVLAASLAVPTAIAHRVTMIRNNQSDVGELKPYCRDINISKPLMTLYTGTLIVLQYLIPLSIISYVYARVVLKLWGNKAPGNAEDSRDANLLRNKMRVIKMLIIIVTLFAICWLPQQMYSIFQYLFPKITQYENIHYIWFFLHWLAMSNSCYNPFIYGIYNKKFKMEIKQRYPFKLLKWSTNSSNDNTDTNKTQSTRTSIRYEWKRATLGSNPTVSSFSRSVPTRKSNNSFIDEHQMSVQRKKGIGNHTRDSQEKHSSMSSNKNEELYVFPSERQAQNPEMEELCL; encoded by the exons ATGGAGACTACTACTATGAACATTTCAGACTATGAAGAGGATTATGAGGACTATGAAGAGGAACCTA ACAACGATTTCAAAGTAACATCTCTTAATCTCGCCATTTTCATTATACTATACGGGAGTATATCTATTTTAGCAATAATGGGAAACTTTCTTATCATGTGGATAATCGCAACAACTAGACATATGCAAAGTGTCACAAACATTTTTATAGGGAACCTAGCATTAGCAGACGTCGTCATAGCTTTGTTCGTGATTCCATTTCAG TTTCAAGCAGCCCTGCTACAAAGATGGAATCTACCCTACTTTATGTGTCCCTTTTGTACATTTGTGCAAACTCTCTCTGTCAACGTTTCAATTTTTACACTGACGGCAATCGCAATTGATCGACATCGAGCAATATTGAAACCCCTCAG AGCAAAGCCAAGCAAATTAACGGCCAAAAAAATCATCGTTGGAATTTGGGTACTCGCGGCAAGCTTGGCAGTGCCAACGGCAATTGCACATCGAGTCACTATGATAAGAAATAATCAATCTG ATGTAGGGGAATTGAAACCGTACTGCCGGGACATAAATATCTCCAAGCCTTTGATGACACTTTACACAGGGACATTGATAGTTTTGCAATATCTAATACCGCTTTCAATTATATCTTACGTCTATGCAAGAGTGGTATTGAAACTATGGGGCAACAAAGCACCTGGAAACGCGGAAGATTCTCGAGATGCAAATCTGTTGAGGAATAAAATGAGG GTCATCAAAATGTTAATTATTATCGTGACCCTTTTCGCAATTTGCTGGCTGCCTCAACAAATGTACAGCATTTTCCAATATCTATTTCCAAAAATAACCCA ATACGAAAATATCCATTATATATGGTTTTTTCTTCATTGGCTGGCCATGTCAAACAGTTGCTACAATCCATTCATCTATGGCATATATAAC aaaaaattcaAGATGGAGATCAAACAAAGATATCCTTTCAAATTGCTCAAATGGTCGACAAATTCATCAAACGATAATACAGACACGAATAAAACGCAAAGTACGCGCACTTCCATTAG ATATGAGTGGAAACGCGCAACTTTAGGCAGTAATCCGACCGTGTCATCTTTTTCAAGAAGTGTACCGACAAGAAAATCAAATAATTCGTTCATCGATGAACATCAAATGTCTGTACAAAGAAAAAAGGGAATCGGTAATCATACGCGTGATAGCCAAGAGAAACATAGCTCGATGTCATCGAACAAGAACGAAGAATTATATGTTTTCCCATCAGAGAGACAAGCACAAAATCCCGAAATGGAAGAATTGTGCCTGTAG